ttgtacctatgtagacactattgcacttgttgttgttatccccgccacatggtatttggtaaacgacgttgcttttttcgatcatcgggattttcgactttatcttgttgaagaatttttgtaatgtattcgtcggtttgtgtgctacttttatatcttgtttgttataacagtctgagtttgtgaggcgttctgatagtcgtggtacatatattagtgatttgtatattttagcaggttctgttggcttttttctttcgatttgtcgtctttttaataatgttttgattatatttggggggaagtcatttttggtcaaaagttctttgatttcatgttcaatttctttgtggtatattgtgtccgatattttcatcattctattcatacagcctagtgctgtattgattatcatactctttgggtggtttgaattgaagttgagtattcgtccggaggctatgggtttcctataccactttattttgagtgtgttgtccattctgcttacaatagagtctaaaaatggtaatttcccgtccttttctaattccattgtaaattttatctgtttgtggaaggaattcaattcttttagaatattttccacgtctattttgttcgttatggcaaaaaggtcatctacatatttggtcaagagtcttggttttatttttaatttatctgtaatcttgtccaacagttcctccattaatatatctgcgattactggggaagccggtgatcccattggcattcccttaagttgtgtgtatattttgtcttcgtatttgaaatatctgttttcctgtatgcaaaatctaactatgtccataaatagttgtttcggtatattcgtgtgctcttctaatttggtccatttttgtcttattgtgtcaagtgctaattctattggtatgctgggaaataaggatactacgtcaaaagatactaatgtttcctcttctctaatctgggagttgttgactctgtctttaaaatctaccgcgttcttgatgttgtacctagagtccattgtcagattttttaatatttgtattatatatttgcacagcccgtaagatggagatcctatggaagaacatattggtctcagtggagttccttccttgtgtatttttggtagtccatatatcctcggaggtaccgctgttgttgtagtcatcttatttctttcgtcctttgaaataagacccatcttgaataattgtgctacgaaggtgttattctttgtctgtagtcttgatgtcggatctagtctcaatgttctatacgcgcataagtcgtctaaaatatttgtcattttatttttatattcatcctcatccattgctacggttttgttgcccttatccgacgatagaattttaatatttatattttctttcagtaattttcgtgtctgttccactgtgtccagtattgctcgatccctactgttttggttgttcttggttttatgctctttgactaacaaagagaattttgtgcgcgccgactcttg
The sequence above is a segment of the Drosophila virilis strain 15010-1051.87 chromosome 3, Dvir_AGI_RSII-ME, whole genome shotgun sequence genome. Coding sequences within it:
- the LOC138911113 gene encoding uncharacterized protein; the protein is MERSPEPSININGRHAVCTATNMSYAKIKTKYKDSKRTINKFQLTLVKLTKLKSSLKFLLKCRKSNLIPNFIKNLTQHLTILTTDNKTHPDITRTLTRHTHFYHTKILNLLIKHKHNLLQEQTKHMEKAKTNIEQLMTTDDAKAFFESERNIENKITTTLKKRQETKHDKLRDQRNLALADNNTQREWFVNKTKIEFPPNVVALLAKGPKFALPISKRDFPLLKYIADGEELVQTIKEKETQESARTKFSLLVKEHKTKNNQNSRDRAILDTVEQTRKLLKENINIKILSSDKGNKTVAMDEDEYKNKMTNILDDLCAYRTLRLDPTSRLQTKNNTFVAQLFKMGLISKDERNKMTTTTAVPPRIYGLPKIHKEGTPLRPICSSIGSPSYGLCKYIIQILKNLTMDSRYNIKNAVDFKDRVNNSQIREEETLVSFDVVSLFPSIPIELALDTIRQKWTKLEEHTNIPKQLFMDIVRFCIQENRYFKYEDKIYTQLKGMPMGSPASPVIADILMEELLDKITDKLKIKPRLLTKYVDDLFAITNKIDVENILKELNSFHKQIKFTMELEKDGKLPFLDSIVSRMDNTLKIKWYRKPIASGRILNFNSNHPKSMIINTALGCMNRMMKISDTIYHKEIEHEIKELLTKNDFPPNIIKTLLKRRQIERKKPTEPAKIYKSLIYVPRLSERLTNSDCYNKQDIKVAHKPTNTLQKFFNKIKSKIPMIEKSNVVYQIPCGGDNNNKCNSVYIGTTKSKLKTRISQHKSDFKLRHQNNIQKTALMTHCIRSNHTPNFDETTILQQEQHYNKRHTLEMLHIINTPTYKRLNYKTDTENCAHLYRHLLNSQTTSVTISTSKSADV